In Thermodesulfatator atlanticus DSM 21156, the genomic stretch GGCAGAAGCCCTATTGAGGGCATCTACCAGGTCGTCAAAACCAGTAGCCATGACCGCCTTGATAATGTCCTCGCGAAAACCTCGCGCAGCAAGGCTCCCTTCAAAGCGTTTTCCTATGAACTGCTTAACTTCTTGGTGAATCTCTTCCCTGGGGAGTTTTAATTTTTCCTCAAGCAGCTTAAGGGCTTCGTTTATGAATGCAGAAAGAGATAGGTGAAGTTCCTTATCAAGGATTATTTCGATGATACCGTAAGCTGCACGGCGCAGGCCAAAGGGATCTGTGGCGCCCGTTGGTTTTTCTCCAATTCCAAAAAACGCACAAAGGGTGTCCATTTTATCTGCTAGGGCTACGATAGCTCCCAAAATGCTTTGGGGAAGCTCTCCGCCTGAAGTAGTTGGCAGGTAGTGTTCGTAGATGGCCTGGGCTACTTCTTCAGGTTCTCCTGAAAGAAGGGCGTATTCCTTGCCCATGATTCCCTGCAGGCTTGAAAATTCCTGGACAAGTTCGGTTACGAGGTCCGCCTTGGCAAGGTGGGCAGCCCTTAAAGCAAGTTCGACTTTGTCTGGAGCAAACTCCCGGGCGAGCCAGGCAGAAAGCGCTTCCATGCGCTTAGTTTTGTCGTAAAGACTTCCAAGTTCAGCATGATATCCCACGTGGGCAAGTTCTTTCACTCGTTCTTCCAGCGGGATTTTTTTGTCGCGTTCAAAGTAAAAACTTGCGTCTTCAAGGCGTGCGCGAAGAACTCTTTCATGCCCTGCCTTAAGAAGCGAAGGGTCTTCGGGCCTGGTGTTGTTTACTGCGATGAAATGGGGAAGGAGTTCGCCTTTTTCGTTCACCACGGCAAAATATCGCTGGTGTTCCCTCATAGCAGTGATGAGCACCGGCCTTGGTAGTGCCAAAAACTTTTCGTCAAAGCTTCCCAGGGTGGCATAGGGGAACTCTATTAGGTTGGCATTTTCGTGAAGAAGTTCGACATCTTCCAGCACTTTTGCGGAAACATCAAGGGCTGCGTCGGTTATTTCGTCTTTGGTGCGCGCAAGTCTTTCTTCTGGCTCAACAATGACAAAGGCCTCACGGAGCTTACGCACATAGCCCACAAAATCTTCGATTTCAATAGGGTTGGGCGCCATGAACCTATGTCCATAGGTGACGTTGCTAGCCTTAAGTCCTGCTATCTCAAAGGGGACAATTTGCTTTCCATAAAGAGCTAAAAACCAGCGAATGGGTCTTGCAAAACGCAAACGATAAGCCCCCCAACGCATGGTCTTGGGAAAAGGAAGCTCTGTCACAAGCTTTTCCAGCACCTTGGGCAAGAGCTTGATGGTTTCTTCTCCGGGAACTTTTTTCTGCACGTATACGTATTCGCCTTTGGGCGTTTGCTTTATTTTGAGTTCTTCTACGGAAACTCCCTGTTTCTGAGCAAAACCAAGGGCTGCTTTGGTAGGGTTTCCTTCTTGGTCAAAGGCAGCTTGTTTAGGGGGTCCCATGATTTCTTCGGTTCTATCTGGCTGTTTGTCAGAAAGTTCAGCCACGTAAAGGGTAAGCCGCCGGGGGGTGCCAAGGGTTTTTATACCCCCAAAAGAAAGGGAGAGCCTTTCAAACTCAGCTTTGGCCAGGTCTTTTAAGGCCTTGAGAGCAGGGTCTATAAACCTTGCCGGAAGCTCTTCGGTGCCAATTTCAAAAAGCAAATCTTTAGCCATTTTGCTCACCTTTTAGGGGATTTTTAAGCCAAACTTCAGCAGATTTTTTGGCAAGGGCCCGCACTCTTGCGATGTACGTGGTGCGCTCTGCCACAGAAAGGGCCTTGCGGGCATCAAGGAGATTGAAAATATGCGAGCATTTTATGCAACAATCATAGCCAGGTAGCGCCAGGCCTTCGTCCAGGATGCGAAATCCTTCTTTTTCCCAGGCATCGAAAAGATTACGCAGCATGTCTACATCTGCGGCTTCGAAATTGTAGATGGAATATTCCACCTCACCGCGGTGATGCACTTCGCCGTATTTAACATGTTCATTCCAGGCAAGTTCAAAGACGTTGTCAACGCCCTGGAGATACATGGTTAGCCGTTCAAGGCCGTAGGTTATTTCCACGGTTACCGGGTAGCAGTCAAAGCCTCCCACCTGCTGGAAATAGGTGAACTGGGTGATTTCCATGCCATCAAGCCAGACTTCCCAGCCAAGGCCCCATGCTCCCAGGGTAGGGGACTCCCAGTCGTCTTCTACAAAGCGCACGTCGTGGTTACGAAGATCAAGGCCAAAGGCCTCAAGGCTTTGAAGGTAGAGCTCCTGAATATTGTCTGGCGAAGGTTTAATGACCACCTGATACTGATAGTAGTGCTGCAGGCGGTTTGGGTTTTCTCCATAGCGGCCGTCTGTAGGGCGGCGGGAGGGTTGTACGTAGGCTGCCTTCCAGGGCTCAGGCCCCAGAGAACGCAGAAAAGTGGCTGGATGGAAAGTCCCCGCGCCTACTTCCATGTCATAAGGTTGCAGGATAAGGCAACCCTTTTCTGCCCAGAACTTGTTAAGGGTTTTGATTACGTCCTGAAAATACATTTTCCGCCTCCGCTTACGTCTTGGCACAAAGCTTAGACGCAACCCTTTGATTTCTCAAGGGGTTTATCTTAAAACATAGAACATGATGCGCATAAAAGGGGCCAAGATTCACAACTTAAAAAACGTATCCCTTGAGCTACCGGAAAGGGCTCTTATTTGTGTTACCGGGGTTTCTGGTTCTGGCAAGTCAAGTCTGGCCTTTGATACCATCTGCCAGGAAGCGCGCAGGCGCTATCTTTCCATGCTCAAGGTCTCTGAACCCCAGGCCTTTTTTGGGGAAGCTCCGCCCCTTGACGCGGCAGAGGGTCTTCCCCCTGCAGTGGGACTTCCTCAAAAGGTTCCTACGCCTTCGCCGCGCTCCACCGTGGGCACCCTTAGCGGGATTTTGAATTTTTTGCGGGTGCTTTTTGCGGAGCTAGGAAGCTTTCGCTGTGAATCCTGTGGCCAAATGGTGGCGAGCTTTACGCTACAGGAAATGCTTGATGACATTTTTTCTTTTTTCCCAGAGAATGAAAAGCTTCTTGTGCTTGCGCCGCTTTTCAATGTTGGCAAAGAAGCTGTTTCTTATCTTACCTCTCAGGGTTTTTTTCGGTTTTATGTTTCCGGCCGTTTGATAGACACTACAGAAGAAGGACTTCCTCAGGATCTGAGGGAGCTTGCGGTGCTGGTGGATCGCCTGGTGCTTAAAGAAGACGCTAAAAGTCGCCTTGAAGAGGCTTTACGTCTTGGGCTTTCCCTGACACGTGGGCTTATCTGGTTAAAGGCCTTTAAAGGGGAAAAAGAACTTAGGCTAACTCGGGGGGAACTTTGTCCGTTTTGTGGGGCACGTATTCCGGAAATTCGGCCTGAGTCTTTTTCTTTTAATCATCCGCTTGGTGCCTGTCCCCATTGCAAAGGTTTGGGAGAAAAAGAAGGTCAAATTTGTCCGATTTGCCAGGGCGCTCGCCTCAAAAAAGAAGCGCAAAATGTTTTTGTTAATGGAAAAAACTTCGTTGAGCTTTGCCAAAGGCCTCTTGCAGAACTGGATAGCTTTTTGTCCCAGTGTTCGTTTTCAGGGCAAAAGGCCCGGGTTTTTGAAGGGCTTTTTACCGAAATTGCCCCGCGGCTGCGTGCACTTCTTGATTTAGGCCTGGAGCATCTTGAACTTTTCCGTCCTGCTACCAGGCTTTCTTTGGGCGAGCTTCAGCGCCTAAGGGTCGCTGCGTTTTTTGGAGAAAGGCTCTCTGGTTGCCTTTATGTATTTGACGAGCCTGGGGTGGGTCTTTCGCCTTTTGAAAAAGAAAGGCTTCTTTTTCTTTTCCGGGAGCTTGTCGCTCAGGGCAATACCGTGATTTTAGTGGAACATGATCCCTTTTTTATAACCGCGGCGGATGTGGTGGTGGAGATGGGGCCAGGGGCTGGTAAAGAAGGCGGAGAAATTCTTTTTGTCGGCCCTCCTGAAGAACTCGCAAGGCGAGCAGAGCTTCCCACCGGGAGTTTTCTTTCTGGCAAGAAAAGACTTTCGCGCAGAAAAATAGCGGCCAAGAAATACCTGGAGGTTTGTGGAAAAAAAATTATACAAGGCGGGCTTACCTGCCTTTGTGGACCTTCAGGGGCAGGGAAAACATCTCTTCTTAAGGAACTTGCCAGGAGCCCTTTAGCAAATTTTATTACGCCTGCAGAGGCCCGGGGAAGAGAAAGCATTGTAGCAAGCTATATCGAGGCTTTGCGCCCGTTAAGAGAGCTTTTCGCAGCCACCAAAGAAGCCCGCGCCAGAGGGCTTAAGCCCTCGCATTTTAGTTTTTTTGCCAAAGAGGGGCGCTGCCCTTTGTGCAAAGGGCAGGGAAAATATGAAGTAAAAATTCCTTACCTTCCTTCCCTGTGGGCTGTTTGTGAAGAATGCCTGGGAACCAGATTCAGACGCGATGTGCTTGAAATAAGGTACCGTGGGTTAAACATCCACGAAGTTTTGTCGCTCACTGTTGACGAAGCATTTTCTTTTTTTGCCAGAGTGCCATCCTTGGTAGAAAGGCTTTCTTTACTTGCTGAAGTTGGGCTTGGCTACTTGATTCTTGGCCAAGAGCTTGCAAGTCTTTCTGGGGGTGAGCGTCAGCGCTTAAGACTTGCCAGGCTCCTTCTTAAGCGCGAAAAAAGCAAGCTTCTTCTTTTTGATGTGCCTACCGTTGGGCTTCATTTAAAAGACGTGGAAAAGCTTCTCATTCTATTTGAACGTTTAATGGCAGAGGGCTATTCCATCGTGGTGGCTGATAATCATCCCGCTTTTGTGCTCCTTGCAGACGAGTTATGGGAACTTTCAGAAGGGGAAGTCATCTTTTCCGGCAGTCCTAACGATTGGCTTTCCAGGAGAGATCATTTTGCCAGGTATTTTGACAAATATCGGTCGTTTATAGAAAGCTGATTTTTCTTTGCCGAAAAGATGTTATTCTTTAGCCTAAATAAAACAAGGAGGTTTAGCTATGAAGAACTGGCCCAAGTTAGGCGTTTTGTTAGTGGTGCTTTTTTTGGTGGCAAGTTGTACTCTCCCAGGGCAAGAAAGGCCCAAAACTACCCCTCAGGTTCAGCGTCCTCTTTATACGGGAACGGAATTCCCTAACATAGTCGCCCCAAGAGATATGAGCGTTGATCAGGAAAAGACTATGATTGTCCGCACCAAGAATTACATAGGCGGGGTTTTGGTGTTAAAAGGTCGGGTTAAGGCCCGCTCTCTTGAACGCTTTTTTAAAGACCAGCTAGCTTCTCGTGGTTGGGAACTCACCGGAAGCATCTACTACAAAAATATTTTGCTCACTTTTAAACGCGCTAACGGTTTTTGCATGGTCTATATCGTTGATCATCCCATGACCACCGAAGCCCAAATCTGGGCAAGCGAAACCTTAGAAGATGTTTCTTACCAATAAAAGGATTCTGTTGGGAGTAACTGGAGGGATTGCGGCTTATAAGGCCGCAGCCCTCTTAAGGCTTTTACAAAAAGTAGGCGCCAATGTGCGGGTTATCCTCACAGAAGGCGCAGAGGCTTTTATTTCTCCCCTTACCTTTGAGGCCCTCTCCCAGGAAAAAGTCTTTACTCAGGCCGATTTTTTAAAGCCTCAGGGAGGTTTCATCCCCCATACCGAGTTAGCCCGGTTTGCTGAAGCGGTGGTAGTTGCGCCTGCTACTGCTTCTTTCCTGGCCTCTCTTACTTCTGGTGATGCCCAGAGCATTCTTGTGGCAACCATCATGGCTACCAAAGCCCCGGTGCTGCTTTGCCCTGCTATGAATGTAAACATGTGGGAGCACCCTGCGGTAAAAGAAAATATTGCCAAGCTCCGTTCCTGGAGCTACGAGGTTTTGGCGCCGTGCGGGGGGGAACTTGCCTGTGGTGATGTCGGCCCAGGGCGGCTCCCTGAGCCAGAACTAATCGCCGATTTTTTAGCACGGCTCCTTGCGCCTGCTGATTATCAAGGCAAAAAGGTTTTGATAACTGCAGGTCCTACCCGGGAGCCCATTGATGCGGTGCGTTTTATCTCAAACCGCTCTTCAGGGAAGATGGGGCTTGCCCTTGCCAAGGCGTTTTGGCTACGCGGAGCAGAGGTCATGCTTGTGCACGGGCCGCTTTCGGTAAAAATCCCCTCTTATTTATCCCAAAGGCCTGTTGAAACCGCGCAGGAGATGTATCAGGTGGTAAATGAGCTTTTTCCCGGAGTTGATATCTTAGTTATGGCTGCTGCCGTGGCTGATTACACCCCTGTGAAAACCTTTTCAGGAAAACTCAAAAAGAAGGAAAAAGAACTCGTGTTCACCCTCAAAAAGACCCCTGACATTTTGGCAGAAGTTTCCGCTAAGAAGCGCCCGGGCCAGGTAGTTGTAGGCTTTGCAGCAGAAGAAGGAGAAAAACTGCCTGAAGAAGCCAGGCGTAAGTTAAAGGCCAAACACCTCGATTTAATCGTTGCTAACGACATTACTCGTTGTGAAACCGGTTTTGAAACCGAGACGAACGAAGTTTTTCTCTTTTTTGCCAATGGTAAAGAGCTTAAGCTTCCCCTGGCCCCGAAAGAGAAGATAGCCTGGCAGATACTTGATGCGTTAAAGGAGCAGCTTGGTGAAATTTTATCAGCAAAGGCTTAAGAGGTTAAGGCTTTCCCTGGCACGCCTGGCGGATGCCATCCTCATCACCTGTCCGGAAAACAGGCGCTATCTTTCAGGTTTTTCCCCTAGTGATGTTAGCCTTACGGAGAGTTCAGGGGCACTTTTGATAACCAGCAAAGAAGCTTTTTTGCTCACAGATCCCCGCTATCAGGAAGAAGCCAAAGAATGTGCGCCTCTTTTTGAGCCCTGTATTTATCGCAAAGGCCTTGTTGCTGAGCTTGAAAAGCTTCTCCCTTTACTCGGGGTAAAAAAGCTTCTGGTTGAGCCATCGTATGTTTCTCTTTCCTCTTTTAGACTTATGGAAAAAAAACTTTCCTGTGAAATCGTTGAGGCCAGGCCTTTAGTAGAAAAGCTCCGTGCGGTAAAAGACGAACACGAGATAAAACTCATTCAGGAATCTCTTCGCATTGCAGAAGAGATTTTGGCTGTCGTTGCCAAAGAAAT encodes the following:
- the glyS gene encoding glycine--tRNA ligase subunit beta — its product is MAKDLLFEIGTEELPARFIDPALKALKDLAKAEFERLSLSFGGIKTLGTPRRLTLYVAELSDKQPDRTEEIMGPPKQAAFDQEGNPTKAALGFAQKQGVSVEELKIKQTPKGEYVYVQKKVPGEETIKLLPKVLEKLVTELPFPKTMRWGAYRLRFARPIRWFLALYGKQIVPFEIAGLKASNVTYGHRFMAPNPIEIEDFVGYVRKLREAFVIVEPEERLARTKDEITDAALDVSAKVLEDVELLHENANLIEFPYATLGSFDEKFLALPRPVLITAMREHQRYFAVVNEKGELLPHFIAVNNTRPEDPSLLKAGHERVLRARLEDASFYFERDKKIPLEERVKELAHVGYHAELGSLYDKTKRMEALSAWLAREFAPDKVELALRAAHLAKADLVTELVQEFSSLQGIMGKEYALLSGEPEEVAQAIYEHYLPTTSGGELPQSILGAIVALADKMDTLCAFFGIGEKPTGATDPFGLRRAAYGIIEIILDKELHLSLSAFINEALKLLEEKLKLPREEIHQEVKQFIGKRFEGSLAARGFREDIIKAVMATGFDDLVDALNRASALKKVYESKDFPELAVAFKRVMNMVKKLDSRLPFQEKFLVEEAEQKLYESYLAVKEETMPLIEAGKYEEALRGFIKLKEPIDFFFDKVFVMVEDEALKNNRLGLLQRIAELFLSVADLSHLREEAG
- a CDS encoding excinuclease ABC subunit UvrA, coding for MMRIKGAKIHNLKNVSLELPERALICVTGVSGSGKSSLAFDTICQEARRRYLSMLKVSEPQAFFGEAPPLDAAEGLPPAVGLPQKVPTPSPRSTVGTLSGILNFLRVLFAELGSFRCESCGQMVASFTLQEMLDDIFSFFPENEKLLVLAPLFNVGKEAVSYLTSQGFFRFYVSGRLIDTTEEGLPQDLRELAVLVDRLVLKEDAKSRLEEALRLGLSLTRGLIWLKAFKGEKELRLTRGELCPFCGARIPEIRPESFSFNHPLGACPHCKGLGEKEGQICPICQGARLKKEAQNVFVNGKNFVELCQRPLAELDSFLSQCSFSGQKARVFEGLFTEIAPRLRALLDLGLEHLELFRPATRLSLGELQRLRVAAFFGERLSGCLYVFDEPGVGLSPFEKERLLFLFRELVAQGNTVILVEHDPFFITAADVVVEMGPGAGKEGGEILFVGPPEELARRAELPTGSFLSGKKRLSRRKIAAKKYLEVCGKKIIQGGLTCLCGPSGAGKTSLLKELARSPLANFITPAEARGRESIVASYIEALRPLRELFAATKEARARGLKPSHFSFFAKEGRCPLCKGQGKYEVKIPYLPSLWAVCEECLGTRFRRDVLEIRYRGLNIHEVLSLTVDEAFSFFARVPSLVERLSLLAEVGLGYLILGQELASLSGGERQRLRLARLLLKREKSKLLLFDVPTVGLHLKDVEKLLILFERLMAEGYSIVVADNHPAFVLLADELWELSEGEVIFSGSPNDWLSRRDHFARYFDKYRSFIES
- a CDS encoding glycine--tRNA ligase subunit alpha, whose protein sequence is MYFQDVIKTLNKFWAEKGCLILQPYDMEVGAGTFHPATFLRSLGPEPWKAAYVQPSRRPTDGRYGENPNRLQHYYQYQVVIKPSPDNIQELYLQSLEAFGLDLRNHDVRFVEDDWESPTLGAWGLGWEVWLDGMEITQFTYFQQVGGFDCYPVTVEITYGLERLTMYLQGVDNVFELAWNEHVKYGEVHHRGEVEYSIYNFEAADVDMLRNLFDAWEKEGFRILDEGLALPGYDCCIKCSHIFNLLDARKALSVAERTTYIARVRALAKKSAEVWLKNPLKGEQNG
- the coaBC gene encoding bifunctional phosphopantothenoylcysteine decarboxylase/phosphopantothenate--cysteine ligase CoaBC, whose amino-acid sequence is MGVTGGIAAYKAAALLRLLQKVGANVRVILTEGAEAFISPLTFEALSQEKVFTQADFLKPQGGFIPHTELARFAEAVVVAPATASFLASLTSGDAQSILVATIMATKAPVLLCPAMNVNMWEHPAVKENIAKLRSWSYEVLAPCGGELACGDVGPGRLPEPELIADFLARLLAPADYQGKKVLITAGPTREPIDAVRFISNRSSGKMGLALAKAFWLRGAEVMLVHGPLSVKIPSYLSQRPVETAQEMYQVVNELFPGVDILVMAAAVADYTPVKTFSGKLKKKEKELVFTLKKTPDILAEVSAKKRPGQVVVGFAAEEGEKLPEEARRKLKAKHLDLIVANDITRCETGFETETNEVFLFFANGKELKLPLAPKEKIAWQILDALKEQLGEILSAKA